From Proteiniborus sp. MB09-C3, the proteins below share one genomic window:
- a CDS encoding MarR family transcriptional regulator: protein MGQNEVENNVALIEKYLRKVDWIIRKKGREILNDINITDPQFIALQYLVSNKQLTIGELSQRMSLACSTITDLIDRMEKSELVIREKDEQDKRVVRLIAQPKGHDIVKQVLEKRREYLSEKLSGLSDNDKDVLLKNLKYLYEAMTEN, encoded by the coding sequence ATGGGCCAAAACGAAGTTGAGAACAATGTTGCGCTAATAGAAAAATATCTAAGAAAAGTTGATTGGATTATTAGAAAAAAAGGTAGAGAAATACTAAATGATATTAATATTACAGATCCTCAGTTTATTGCTCTTCAATATCTTGTGAGCAATAAACAGCTTACTATAGGAGAATTAAGTCAAAGGATGTCTTTAGCTTGCAGTACTATTACGGATCTAATAGACAGAATGGAAAAAAGTGAGCTAGTTATAAGAGAAAAGGATGAACAGGATAAAAGAGTTGTTAGATTAATAGCTCAACCTAAGGGTCACGATATCGTAAAGCAAGTATTAGAAAAAAGAAGAGAATACTTGTCTGAAAAATTATCTGGTTTAAGTGATAATGATAAGGATGTTCTACTAAAGAACCTTAAATATTTGTACGAGGCAATGACTGAAAACTAG
- a CDS encoding MATE family efflux transporter translates to MTNEAVEVKDNELPESNLEKSTLKLALPAIGEMLMQTLLGFADMSMVGSLGAAAIAAVGLSDMPMMTAMSFFASISVGTTALVARAIGAKKQDEANNVAKQSLILSVIMSAIFVVLGLSLATPIVKLMGAEPDVVPISASYFRINAWGLPFMIVTMVMNGVLRGGGDTKTPMYINGLSNIVNIVGNFFLIYESRTVNMNIPFINKSISLFVPGAGWGVDGAGIATTFSRFVGFIIIMIILIKGSKFLRINFKERLKIDTHIIKRIFNIGIPAAVEQFLMRFGQLLFSRIVSSLGTVTFAAHRITMTAESLSFNAGFGFALAATTLVGQYLGAEKPKLAEKSGLIAVKMGAILMAVVGVFFFIWPDYFLMIFTKDKEILSMARVCLRVVAISQPFLAAVMGFSGALRGAGDTRRVMAITLIGIWGIRLVFTYIFVVTFNWGLLGAWIAMSIDLIARGILYFFIFKGGKWKYINV, encoded by the coding sequence GTGACTAATGAAGCAGTGGAAGTAAAAGATAATGAATTGCCTGAGTCGAATTTAGAAAAATCAACCTTAAAGCTAGCACTGCCTGCTATTGGAGAAATGCTAATGCAGACACTTTTAGGCTTTGCAGATATGTCAATGGTTGGAAGCTTAGGAGCTGCAGCAATAGCAGCAGTAGGACTAAGTGATATGCCAATGATGACAGCCATGTCTTTTTTTGCTTCTATAAGTGTTGGTACTACAGCATTAGTTGCTAGAGCTATAGGAGCAAAAAAGCAAGATGAAGCTAATAATGTAGCTAAGCAATCCCTAATCTTAAGTGTAATCATGTCTGCTATATTCGTAGTTCTTGGATTATCCCTTGCTACTCCTATTGTAAAGCTAATGGGAGCTGAGCCAGACGTAGTGCCTATATCTGCTTCCTATTTTAGGATAAATGCTTGGGGACTTCCCTTTATGATAGTAACTATGGTAATGAATGGAGTACTACGTGGGGGAGGGGATACTAAAACCCCTATGTACATAAATGGACTTTCAAATATAGTCAATATTGTAGGAAACTTTTTTCTGATTTATGAGAGCAGAACTGTTAACATGAATATTCCTTTTATAAATAAAAGCATATCATTATTTGTTCCAGGAGCTGGTTGGGGAGTAGATGGAGCAGGTATTGCAACTACCTTTTCAAGATTTGTCGGATTTATAATAATAATGATAATTCTTATAAAAGGAAGTAAATTCTTAAGAATTAATTTTAAAGAAAGATTAAAAATAGATACTCATATTATAAAAAGAATTTTTAATATAGGTATCCCAGCTGCCGTGGAGCAGTTTCTTATGAGATTTGGTCAGCTTCTATTTAGTAGAATAGTATCGTCATTAGGTACTGTTACATTTGCAGCTCATAGGATAACTATGACAGCAGAATCTTTATCCTTTAATGCTGGCTTTGGTTTTGCTTTAGCAGCGACCACACTGGTAGGACAGTACTTAGGAGCAGAAAAGCCTAAATTAGCAGAAAAAAGTGGGCTTATTGCGGTTAAAATGGGCGCAATTCTAATGGCAGTTGTAGGAGTATTTTTCTTTATATGGCCAGACTATTTTCTTATGATTTTTACGAAGGATAAAGAAATCCTAAGCATGGCAAGAGTATGCTTAAGGGTTGTGGCAATATCTCAACCATTTTTAGCTGCTGTCATGGGTTTTTCTGGAGCCTTGAGAGGTGCTGGAGATACTAGACGAGTTATGGCAATAACTCTTATAGGAATATGGGGTATTAGATTAGTGTTTACTTACATATTTGTGGTAACTTTTAACTGGGGTCTATTGGGTGCTTGGATTGCCATGAGTATAGACCTAATAGCTAGGGGTATTTTATACTTCTTTATATTTAAAGGCGGAAAGTGGAAATATATAAATGTATAA
- a CDS encoding diguanylate cyclase, with amino-acid sequence MQLINNRYRIKKIYRVYDHSTIYVVYDLWNDNEELLLKLFSNDSTNYSLFKEFTDTFIELRSLRHKCIIPSYSFDIVSSIDNKSINVKQFFYTIDFIKGTRLRNYIGKMNVGQILSVIYQLLELTSYMTFRGYTYKYINLDNIFVVDDNSNFSIKLIDFATINERIIKNFYDEEYNIFTAPEVRMKQNNIGVGSDIYSIGMVLKAMLSGSTCVADEKDCKIANYLDINESQRSSVIDLVTKLIDRDYDSRIKNISEIAEKLNYIFEQNYVLNLTEERNVLIFGSRIIGRDKEINEILNNDSKLDLRLLDRQLISFTGEEGIGKTRLLKELAYRLKMNGRSVYHTSISDSSIKELGPIIRVLKSMLKDCDSRLIDIYGSELVKIIPEISESKDIKPSSMLSGTKERFRLYDRITKFIVENVKNTPTYVIIDDLHNCDIETINLMNYLINSSEQTPLVLIVSYDKDLLKKKKALSDTVNSWINLKKIYEHRLLRLNLDETSILIKKILGISYKPINFSTRVMNDTLGNPGHIEEAIKNLVATGELFINKNGNWDVPTQNYTSLYIPPNIGDAIKRQVKLLDKELLEVVKYISIFNTSVSKNIIKKIAEGNSIDTDALIDKLVTMKILDERVEDWGFTYDFYNRHIKSFIYSDLSDDEKHKFHRKAAEILENIYLQQDRGNIDELIYHYNMSMQDDKAVKQTILNAKKMRGLVGNIQCVHLWEKAYDLMKNREDKDMLEVLSNLGNLYLLQGMTGKSICSYEEGLKIAIKLNEKKYIAICNNGLSAAYYRKYDIDLSKKYAEEAKAIAEKNGYTEELLESVRIIYRIGISKGEYDKVFESVGQYLDIATKHGFDLYIGHFYNQMGITKVFTGQIDLAKEYFVISFDYFNKSGDYVESTRALNNIGYIYSDFLDDIDIAMSYYKEGIEISRKFQSLESEATFLNNIGELYIRTNNYEKAQEYIGRMESICKDIEDENSLFLSQINLGLVYLFIGKFDKCYSYYEKVNRTFNEGFVEDQNISRYYYFLSNFYLTLGNYDEALRYSNKILNSGQSENIIILDSRLKRVLLKYWMDGNVKKKDIDGIRGQYKLSKYFGERRKGLLTLAHTSILFGDIELAGELLLEDDELKDTFTTDYLDLLKSMLKGKLSKDYNILSSISAKANNKGFYEIEFFTNVELGDICFDNAQYYKSVNHYLTALDLLYGIAKKIPDKSLQITFINKNRASTVLDKLRKVVSVVKGNEIFHSKPIDFNENIKLEDFFNIKNIVDLFSEDIFNIEYKEDIEPEKEIAKSFEELILQLDNNYMHNLNAILNYAVSKTFASRGLIFVHDYESDQLITAASTSQDDFIPDKELIISEIMQKNKGIMVNKSFGNKGLDELLNIDDSIKAMICMPIFKLQPSEYTVNIPDRRKKSKTSNRENIIGYLYLDTDKLFNKFDSKRYKLIDALSHLISINIDNYILKIVSSIDKLTGVFTRKYFDSTFKDYISMARRDGKKFSVIMIDIDKFKNVNDTFGHRKGDVVLGKIGNIILENVRKSDIVGRYGGEEFIVILPNTTIKEGEAVAEKIRKTVEKSNLINESYPITISLGISSFPEHGQTEDELIEKADQASYVAKETGRNRSIVWSNDIGQLKKRLDKLAGIISGNTVKDQRIGLVIVEIIGLIKEKMDKEDKIFKALGRMIEILEAEQGILIALDEDNKVNKTYGRLRFSDSWIENIEYNNEIICKAINEQNGEFFIDWEDIREIDLISGKPNWQSVIVVPLINSGVVKGVLHITVPIKEKEFDYNSYNFVNTIGGIIAAML; translated from the coding sequence ATGCAATTAATCAATAATAGGTATAGAATAAAAAAAATATATAGGGTATATGACCATAGTACTATATACGTTGTATATGACTTATGGAACGATAATGAAGAGCTATTATTAAAGCTGTTCAGCAATGACAGCACCAATTATTCCCTTTTTAAAGAATTTACTGATACCTTTATTGAATTAAGAAGTCTAAGACATAAATGCATTATTCCAAGTTATAGCTTTGATATTGTAAGTTCAATTGATAATAAATCTATAAATGTAAAACAATTTTTTTATACAATTGATTTTATTAAAGGAACTAGGCTTAGAAATTATATAGGTAAAATGAATGTTGGACAGATATTATCTGTTATATATCAGCTTTTAGAGCTTACATCATATATGACTTTTAGAGGCTATACATACAAATATATTAACCTTGACAATATTTTTGTTGTTGATGATAATAGCAATTTCAGTATTAAGTTAATTGACTTTGCAACAATAAATGAAAGAATAATAAAAAACTTCTATGATGAGGAATATAATATATTTACTGCTCCAGAGGTAAGGATGAAGCAAAATAATATTGGAGTTGGGTCTGACATTTATTCAATTGGCATGGTGCTTAAGGCTATGTTGTCTGGAAGCACATGTGTTGCTGATGAGAAGGACTGTAAAATTGCAAATTATTTGGACATTAACGAGAGTCAAAGAAGCAGTGTAATTGATTTGGTCACAAAATTAATCGATAGGGATTATGATTCGAGAATTAAAAATATTAGTGAAATAGCAGAAAAATTAAACTATATTTTTGAACAGAATTATGTGCTTAACCTGACGGAAGAAAGAAATGTATTAATTTTTGGAAGCCGGATTATCGGAAGGGACAAAGAAATCAATGAGATTTTAAACAATGATAGCAAGCTTGATCTTCGCCTTCTAGATAGACAGTTAATATCCTTTACAGGTGAGGAAGGCATAGGCAAGACAAGGCTTTTAAAGGAATTAGCATATAGACTTAAAATGAATGGAAGATCTGTCTATCATACGTCAATTTCGGATTCAAGCATTAAAGAACTAGGACCTATAATAAGAGTACTTAAGAGCATGCTAAAGGATTGTGACAGCAGGCTTATTGACATATATGGGAGCGAGCTTGTTAAGATAATACCAGAAATATCAGAATCGAAAGATATAAAACCTTCTTCTATGTTAAGTGGAACTAAGGAGAGGTTTAGATTATATGATAGAATAACAAAATTTATTGTTGAAAATGTGAAAAACACTCCAACCTATGTGATAATAGATGATCTTCACAATTGTGACATTGAAACAATTAATTTGATGAATTATCTGATAAATAGCAGTGAACAAACTCCTTTAGTACTGATTGTTTCATATGATAAGGATTTGTTAAAGAAGAAGAAAGCCCTTAGTGATACTGTGAATAGCTGGATAAACTTAAAGAAAATCTATGAACATAGACTTTTACGTCTAAATCTAGATGAGACCTCAATATTAATAAAAAAGATTCTTGGAATAAGTTATAAACCAATTAACTTTTCTACTAGAGTGATGAATGATACTTTAGGTAATCCTGGGCATATAGAGGAAGCTATTAAAAACCTTGTAGCAACAGGTGAACTTTTTATAAATAAAAATGGGAATTGGGATGTGCCAACACAAAACTATACAAGCTTGTATATTCCGCCTAATATTGGTGATGCAATAAAAAGGCAGGTTAAGCTTCTAGATAAGGAGCTACTCGAGGTAGTTAAATATATTTCCATATTTAACACTTCTGTTTCCAAAAACATCATAAAGAAAATTGCTGAGGGTAATAGTATAGATACTGATGCTCTAATAGATAAACTTGTTACTATGAAAATTTTAGATGAAAGAGTCGAAGACTGGGGTTTTACTTATGATTTCTATAACAGACATATAAAGTCGTTTATCTATAGCGATCTATCAGATGACGAAAAGCATAAGTTTCATAGAAAGGCAGCAGAAATTTTAGAAAATATTTATTTGCAGCAGGATAGAGGAAACATTGATGAGTTAATTTATCACTATAACATGTCTATGCAGGACGACAAGGCTGTTAAACAAACCATATTAAATGCAAAAAAAATGAGAGGCTTAGTAGGGAATATTCAATGTGTACATCTTTGGGAAAAAGCCTACGATCTTATGAAGAATAGAGAAGATAAGGACATGCTTGAGGTATTGTCTAATCTAGGCAATCTATATTTGCTTCAGGGTATGACAGGGAAATCCATATGTAGTTATGAAGAAGGATTGAAAATTGCTATAAAACTTAATGAAAAAAAATATATAGCTATTTGTAACAATGGTTTATCTGCTGCTTATTATAGAAAATATGATATAGATTTATCTAAAAAATATGCGGAAGAAGCAAAAGCCATAGCTGAGAAAAATGGATACACTGAAGAATTACTAGAATCAGTAAGAATAATATATAGAATAGGTATATCAAAAGGAGAGTACGACAAGGTTTTTGAAAGTGTAGGCCAATATTTAGATATTGCTACTAAGCATGGCTTTGATTTATATATAGGTCATTTTTATAATCAAATGGGTATAACAAAAGTATTTACTGGTCAAATAGATTTAGCAAAAGAATATTTTGTAATTAGTTTTGACTATTTTAATAAATCTGGGGATTATGTAGAATCTACTAGAGCTTTAAACAATATTGGATATATATACTCTGATTTCCTTGACGATATAGACATTGCTATGAGTTATTATAAAGAAGGTATTGAAATTTCTAGAAAATTTCAATCCTTGGAAAGCGAAGCAACTTTTCTTAACAATATCGGGGAGCTATATATAAGAACCAATAATTATGAAAAAGCTCAGGAGTATATTGGAAGAATGGAAAGTATATGCAAGGATATTGAAGATGAGAACTCATTGTTTTTGTCTCAGATAAATCTTGGTCTAGTATATTTGTTTATTGGGAAATTTGATAAATGCTACAGTTATTACGAAAAAGTAAACAGAACCTTTAATGAAGGCTTTGTTGAAGATCAAAATATTTCTAGATATTATTATTTTTTAAGTAATTTTTATTTGACTCTTGGTAATTATGATGAAGCTCTTAGATATTCAAATAAGATACTTAATAGCGGTCAGAGTGAAAATATAATCATACTTGATTCTAGGCTTAAAAGAGTGCTGTTAAAATATTGGATGGATGGAAATGTAAAGAAGAAAGACATAGATGGAATAAGAGGCCAGTACAAATTAAGCAAATATTTTGGTGAAAGAAGAAAAGGTCTATTAACACTGGCCCATACATCAATATTGTTTGGTGATATTGAGCTTGCAGGAGAGTTGCTTTTAGAGGATGATGAATTAAAAGACACTTTCACCACTGATTATTTAGATTTATTAAAATCTATGCTTAAAGGCAAATTGAGTAAGGATTATAATATTTTATCTAGTATTTCTGCCAAAGCAAACAACAAGGGCTTTTATGAAATAGAATTTTTCACTAATGTCGAGCTCGGAGACATATGCTTTGATAATGCTCAGTACTATAAATCGGTAAATCATTATTTGACTGCATTAGATTTGTTATATGGAATAGCGAAAAAAATACCTGATAAAAGTCTGCAAATTACCTTTATAAATAAAAATAGAGCCTCAACGGTTTTAGATAAGCTTAGAAAAGTAGTTTCAGTTGTAAAAGGAAATGAAATATTTCATAGTAAACCTATTGATTTTAATGAAAATATTAAACTAGAGGATTTTTTCAATATTAAAAATATAGTTGACTTATTTAGTGAAGATATTTTCAATATTGAGTATAAAGAAGATATAGAACCTGAAAAGGAAATAGCCAAGAGCTTTGAGGAGTTAATTTTACAATTAGATAACAATTATATGCATAATCTGAACGCCATACTTAATTATGCAGTTAGTAAGACATTTGCAAGCAGAGGATTGATTTTTGTACATGATTATGAATCAGACCAGTTGATTACGGCAGCATCTACATCACAGGATGACTTTATACCTGATAAAGAACTTATCATATCTGAAATTATGCAAAAAAACAAGGGAATTATGGTCAATAAATCTTTCGGGAATAAGGGACTCGATGAGCTGTTAAATATAGATGATAGTATAAAGGCAATGATATGTATGCCTATATTTAAGTTGCAGCCATCAGAATACACAGTAAATATTCCTGATAGGAGGAAGAAAAGCAAGACTAGTAATCGAGAGAATATAATTGGATATCTTTATCTAGATACAGATAAGCTATTTAATAAATTTGACAGTAAAAGATATAAACTCATTGATGCCCTTTCTCACCTTATTTCTATTAATATTGATAATTATATTCTTAAAATAGTTTCTTCAATAGATAAATTGACAGGAGTATTTACCCGTAAATACTTTGACAGCACTTTTAAGGATTATATATCAATGGCTAGAAGAGATGGGAAAAAATTTTCTGTTATTATGATAGATATAGATAAATTTAAAAATGTAAATGATACTTTTGGACATAGAAAAGGAGATGTAGTACTAGGTAAGATAGGTAATATTATTTTGGAAAATGTAAGAAAATCAGATATAGTAGGTAGGTATGGAGGAGAAGAGTTTATCGTTATTCTACCTAATACAACAATAAAAGAGGGAGAAGCTGTTGCTGAAAAGATAAGGAAAACCGTAGAAAAATCTAACTTGATTAATGAAAGTTATCCTATTACAATTAGTTTAGGGATATCATCTTTTCCTGAACATGGACAGACTGAAGATGAGCTTATTGAAAAGGCAGATCAAGCATCATATGTAGCAAAAGAAACAGGCAGAAATAGAAGCATTGTTTGGAGTAATGATATAGGCCAGCTAAAGAAAAGATTGGACAAATTAGCAGGAATAATTTCTGGAAACACTGTTAAGGATCAAAGGATTGGTTTGGTAATAGTAGAGATAATTGGGTTAATTAAGGAGAAAATGGATAAAGAGGATAAGATATTTAAAGCTCTTGGAAGAATGATTGAAATTTTAGAGGCCGAACAAGGTATTCTTATTGCATTAGATGAAGATAATAAAGTTAATAAAACTTATGGCAGACTTAGGTTTTCTGATTCTTGGATTGAGAATATAGAGTATAATAATGAAATAATATGCA